A segment of the Acidimicrobiales bacterium genome:
CTCGAGCACCTCGTCGGGACTCAACGAGTCCCGGTCGGTCAGCACGTCGACGAGGGTCAGCGTCTCCTCACCGCTCGTCTGGGTCGGGTGTTCGAGCGCAAGCACGACGGATCGGTAGACGCGATCGCTGAGACGGGCCAGCTCCTCGGGCTCGACGCCGAGGCCGGTCGCCATCTCGGCGGCCGAGGGGGGGCGCCCGAGCCGGGCGACGAGGGCCTGCTCGACCTCCCCGAGCTGCCGAGCGAGCGCTCGCACCGACCGCGGTGCCCAGTCCGCGGCGCGGACGGCATCGAGGATCGCCCCCTTGATGCGCCGGGCCGCGAAGCGGTCGAACGGCACCCCGCGGTCACCGTCCCACCGCCGAGCCGCCTCGACGAGCCCCAGCGCACCGGCGCGAGCGAGGTCCTCGCGATCGACGTGGCGAGGGAAGTGGACCGAGACCTGGAAGACGATGTGCTTGACGAGAGGGAGCTGCTCCTCGACGAGGCGCGTCATGGTCGGGTCGAGCCTCGCCGCCGTCTCACTCACGTCACGCCACCTCCGTCGGCCACCGTGCACCACGACCCGCGAGGAGCTGGCGGACCGACCCGCCCTCGACGAGCGACGCAAAACTACGGCAGCAGTTCGCCGATGTTGAGGACCGTTCGGCCCATTTTTCGATCGTGGCCCGGACGACGCCCGGGTCAGCGGGCGGAGGGGGCCTGGGCGCCGTGGCCCTCGAAGACGGCCGCCCGCACACCCCGTCGATCCAACTCGAGGAGGAACGCCAGGGGGTCGACGAGCTCCGCCAGGCCGGCCGCCCCGTCGCGGCGAAGGCGCCCGGCGAGGACCCAGTCGACCGCCACGGCCCCGACGGCACCGGCCGCGACGGCGGGACGGTCCATCGCCCCGAGGACCACCACGTCGGTGGCGCCGTCGCGTTCACCGCGCAGTTCCACCCGGATCCCGCCCGGACCACCCTCGGGGTGGGTGGGCCAGAGCATCGGCAGTCGGGCGGTGAGGCGGTCCCGGCGGGTGGCCGCCACGCGGGCGGTGACCCGGTCGACCCCGGGGAAGGCAGGGACGAGCAGGAGCGCGTCGGGCAGGGCTCCGCGATAGCAGTCCTCGGCGCCGATCGGGTCGGGGAACCAGCACAGCTCCCGACCGGAGCCACCGGGCCTCTGCTCCCACCCGCCACCCCGCCAGTCGACCGCCGTCCGGCCGAGCGCCCGATGGTGCTGGCGGGCGCACGCCGGGCCGCCCGTGCCAACCTTGGCGACGTGGACCTCCCGCACCGTGTCGAACCGGGCCGCGCCGTGGGTCGCCAGCACACAGGTCAGGCCGGGCGCGAAGCCGGCGCCGACCACCACGGACGATCCCCGCTCCCGTGCCTCGTGATCGAGGTCGAGAAGGGCACGCACGGTGTCGATGTCGTCGCTCGTCGAGACCACCGGTGTCCCGCGGCGGAGGAACGCCACCGCCTGGTCGGGGTGGACGCTGCCCGGCCCGGCCAGCACCGCGGCATCGACGTCGAGCGGATCGGTGAGCGCTCCGGGGTCGGCGATCGCTCCGTCGCCCAGGCTGGTCGCCACGGCGTGGAGCCGATCCGACCGTTCGTCGCGCAGGACGACCTCGTCGACACCGGTCGACAGCAGCTGGCGGGCCAGGCGGGCGCCGACCGCGCCGACCCCCAGGATGGCGACCCGGGTCACGTCAGCTCGGGGCCGGACAGCTCCCGCCAGCCCCCGGACTGAGGGGGCGTTCCCCCGGTGCCCCGCAGGCGCAGCGCCGCGGCGACCAGCGTCGCGAAACCAAGAGCCATGAACGCACGGCGGATCATCTTCATCGTGGGGCTAGCTGGAATCGAACCAGCGACCTCACCCTTATCAGGGGTGCGCTCTAACCAACTGAGCTATAGCCCCGCTGGGGCAAACGCGCACGATAACGGATCGCTCGGAGGCGGACCAAAGGGGTCGCCGCGGCCCTGACCGCGCCACCGTCACCGATCGCCGCGGGCGCGGCGGGCCGTCTCGAGCTCGATGACCGTGGCCCGGATCCCGCCCGTGAGACCCGAGATCAGGTTGAACAGGACGCTGAACGTGACGGCGAACAACGCCCCGGTGACGACCAGCACGAGACCGGCGATGACCGACCCGCGCAGGATCTGCATCCCGTCGATCACGAAGCTCTCCTCGGCGAGGAGCTGGGCCACGAAGTTCTCGAACTTGCCGATCGTGCCGGTGGCGACCGCCACCCGCCAGAGGACGATGCCCGCCACGACCAGGATCAACCAGAGGGACAGGGAGAGGAACAGCGCCACCTTCAGCACCGACCACGGGTCGATCCGGGTGAGGATCCGCTGGACCTGGCGGGCCTCGATCCGCGAGCGACCCGGGCCCGGGGTCCGCTTCGGCGCCTCGGAACGGGGGACCGCGAACCCCGGGGACCCGGAGGGCTCCGGCGGCCCCGATGGCGTCACCGGCCGGGCCCGCGCCGGCGCCGGACCCACGACCGGCGCGGAGATCTGCGCCGTGGGCGGACCATCCGGGGCGTCCACCGACGACGAGTCCGCTCCCACGAGGGGCGGAGTGTCGATCCGGGGGTCGAGCGACATCGGGCCGAGTGTAGGCACCTCGGCCGTCCGATCCCCGCCAGCCTCACCAGGAGAGCCGGGCCCGCGCCACCGCCTCGACGTCGCCGATGCGGACCGTCACCTCGACCTCCTCCCCCACGTCGACGAACTCGACGAGCGCACCGCCGTTGGCGTCGGCCACCTCGACCGCGGCCTCACGGCCCTCCGCGGCACCGGCCAGTGCGGCGGCGTCGGCGGCGGTGTGGGCCCGCGCCCGGTCGGTGACGACCCCGCCGACGCGCACCACACCGACGGCGAGCACCGCGGCGATGGCCAGCACCGCCGCCGCCACGACGACCGCGCTGCCCGCGTCGCCCGGCGCCCCGGCGGACCTTCGCTGATGCGGCCCGGACGGGGGCGGATCGACCGCCCGGAACGGTTCGACGGACGGTTCGGACGGGAACGGGTTGTGTGCCACTGCGGGCTCCTCGGGTGGGCGGCGACCGGCGCCGTCGGGGTGGGGCGGCCGGGGCCACCGAGGAGCCGCCGGAGCGGCGAGGGTGATCGGCGCTCAGTCGTCGACGCCGAGGACGGGTGCCACCGAGGCCACCGTCTGGTCGGCGTCGAGGGCCATCACCCGCACGCCGGTGGCGTCACGCCCCTGGGAGGAGATGTCGCGGACACCCATGCGGATGACCACGCCACCGCTGGCCACCACGAAGATCTCGTCCTCGATGCCGACCATGAAGGCGGCGACGACGAACCCCTTCCTGGCCGTCAGCTTGATGCCGCGAACCCCCTGGCCACCCCGACCCTGGACGTTGAACTTGTCGAGCTGGGTGCGCTTGCCGAACCCGGCGTCGGTGACGATCAGGATGGCCACGTCGTCCCGGGCGACGTCACACGACACCACCTCGTCGTCGGCCCGCAGCTTCATGCCCCGCACGCCTGCAGCAGCGCGGCCCATGGACCGCACGTCGTCCTCGCAGAAGCGGATGGTCATGCCGCTGCGCGACACCATGAAGATGTCGTCGCCGCCGTTGGTGGGCAGCACCCGCACCAGCTCGTCGTCCTCACGCAGGTTGATGGCGATGAGCCCCGCCCTCAGCGACGAGTCGTACTCGGTGAACTTGGTCTTCTTGACCTGCCCCTTCTTCGTGGCGAAGAACAGGAAGCGGTTCGTCTCGTAGTCGCGCGTGTCGATGACCGCCTGGATGTTCTCCCCCGGTTGCAGCGGCAACAGGTTGACCACGGCGGTGCCGCGGGCGGTGCGCTCCTTCATCGGGATCTCGTGGGCCTTGAGCCGGTACACCCGCCCGCGGTTCGAGAAGAACAGCAGGTACGCGTGGGCAGTGGTGTGGATGATGTGCTCGACCCAGTCCTCGTCCTTCAACTTGGCGCCCGCGACGCCACGGCCCCCCCGGCCCTGGACCCGGAAGGTGTCGGCGGCGACGGTCTTGATGTAGCCCTTGTGGCTCATGGTGACGACGAGGTCCTCGTCGTCGATGAGGTCCTCGATGTCGAGGTCGCCGACGTCGTAGGTGATCTGGCTGCGCCTCGGCTGGGCGTAGGAGGCCTTGATCTCGCCCAGCTCGTCGCTGATCACGCTGCGGAGCCTTCCTTCGTCGGCGAGGATCGCCTCGAGCTCGGCGATGGTGGCCAGCAGCGTGGCCAGCTCCTCCTCGAGGTTGGCCCGACCGAGGCGGGTGAGGCGACTGAGCTGCATGTCGAGGATGTGCTCGGCCTGGACCTCCGAGAACTCGAACGGAGCGGCCATGAGCGCTTCGCGGGCCGCCGCCTTGTCCTCGCTGGCCCGGATGGCGGCGATGATCTCGTCGATGAGGTCGAGGGCCTTGATGAGCCCCTCGACGATGTGGGCCCGGTCGCGGGCGCGGTCGAGGCGGTACTGCGACCGGCGACGGATGACCTCCTTCTGGTGGTCGACGTAGGCGACCAGGGCGTCGCGCAGGTTGAGCGTGCGCGGGATCCCGTCGACGAGCGCCACGGTGTTGACCGAGAAGTTCGTCTGCAGCGGCGTGCGCTTGTAGAGGTTGTTCAGGATCACCAACGCCGGGGCGTCCCGCTTGAGCCGCAGCACCAGGCGCATCTCGCCCTTGGCCGACTCGTCGTTGAGCTCGGCGATGCCGTCGAGCTCACGGTTGTCGACCAGTTCCTTCACCTTCACGATGAACTGGTTGGGGCTCACCTGGTAGGGCAGCTCGGTGATCACGATGTGGTCGGCCCGGGCGCCCTCCTCGATCTCGGCCTTGCCCCGCAGCTTGATGGAGCCGCGACCGGTGCGGTAGGCGTCCATGATCCCCTGGCGTCCCATGATGAGCGCCCCGGTGGGGAAGTCCGGGCCCTTCACGAACTCCATGAGGTCGTCGGGCGTGGCCTCGGGATGGGTGAGCAGGTGGTCGACGGCATCGATGACCTCGGCCAGGTTGTGCGGCGGGATGTTGGTGGCCATGCCCACCGCGATGCCCTGGGAGCCGTTGACCAGGAGGTTGGGGAACCGGGCCGGCAGGACCTCGGGCTCCTGGAACTCACCCGAGTAGTTGTCGACGAAGTCGACGGTCTCCTCGTCGATCCCGGCGAGCATGTCCATGGCGATCGGGGCCAGCCGGCACTCCGTGTAGCGAGCCGCCGCGGCCGGCTCGTCGAGGGAGCCGAAGTTGCCCTTGGGGTGGATGAGCGGGTGACGGAGGCTGAAGTTCTGGCCCATCCGCACGAGGGCGTCGTAGATGGCCGAGTCGCCGTGCGGGTGGTACTTCCCCATGACCTCGCCGGTGACCCGGGCGCACTTCATGGTCGGACGGTCCGGATAGGCGCGCAGCTGGTCCATGCCCCACAGGATCCGGCGGTGCACGGGCTTCAGACCGTCGCGGGCGTCGGGCAGGGCCCGCGACACGATGACCGACATCGCGTAGTCGAGGAAGGAGCGCTCCATCTCCTCCTGGATCTCGATCGGCTCGATGCCCCGGAGATCCGTGCCGCCGGGGCCGTCGGTCGGAGGTGAGGTGTCGCTCATCGGTGTGGTGGGTCCTCGATGGTGTGTGGTGTGCGGCGCAGCGCGGCGCGTGATCGGGACGTCGACCTCAGATGTCGAGGAAGCGGACGTCCTTGGCGTTGGTCTGGATGAAGTGCTTGCGCGACTCGACGTCGTCGCCCATCAGCACCGAGAAGATGTCGTCGGCGATCGCGGCCTGCTCGACCGAGACCTTCAACAGGGTGCGTCGCGACGCGTCCATGGTGGTCTCGCCCAGCTCGTCGAAGTCCATCTCCCCGAGGCCCTTCAGACGCTGGAAGTCCTTCTTGTGGTTGGGGTTCTCGGCGAGGAACGCCGCCTTGGCGGCGTCGTCCTTCAGGTAGGTCTTCTCCTTGCCCACCACCGTCGAGTACAGCGGGGGCTGGGCGATGTACACGTACTCGCGCTCCATGAGCTCGCGCATCTGTCGGAAGAAGAAGGTGAGCAGCAGCGTGCGGATGTGGGAGCCGTCGACGTCGGCGTCGGCCATCAGGATGATCTTGTGGTAGCGGATCTTGGTGACGTCGAACTCCTCACCGACACCGGCGCCGATGGCCGAGATCAACGCCTGGATCTCGTTGTTCTTCAGCATCCGGTCGAGACGGGCACGCTCGACGTTGAGGATCTTCCCGCGGATGGGCAGGATCGCCTGGGTGCGGGGGTCGCGGGCCGCCACCGCCGAACCGCCGGCGGAGTCACCCTCGACGATGAACAGCTCGCACTCGGCGGGGTCGCGGCTGGAGCAGTCCTTGAGCTTCTCGGGCATGCCCGCCCCCTCGAGCGCCGACTTGCGCCGGGTCGCCTCCCGGGCGTTGCGGGCGGCGAGGCGGGCGCGGGCGGCGTTCACCGACTTGGCGACCACCTTGCGGGCCTCGGTCGGGTTCTCCTCGAACCAGTCGGCGAGCCGGTCGTTGGTGGCCCGCTCGACGAGGGACCGCATCGAGACGTTGCCGAGCTTGCCCTTGGTCTGGCCCTCGAACTGCGGCTCACGGAGGCGCACCGAGATGATGGCGGTGAGACCCTCGCGGATGTCCTCGCCCTGGAGGTTCTCCTCCTTCTCCTTGAGGAGGCCCTTGGCCCGGGCGTACTTGTTGACGACGTTGGTGAGCGACTTGCGGAAGCCCTCGACGTGCATGCCCCCTTCGATGGTGGCGATGCCGTTGGCGAAGCTGTGCAGCCCGTCGGCGTTGAAGCCGGTGTTCCACTGGAAGGCGATCTCGACCTCTTGGTCGGACTCGGCCTGCTCGAAGTAGCCGACCCGCTTGAACAGGGCCTCCTTCGAGGCGTTGAGGTGGCTCACGAAATCGATGATGCCGCCCGAGTACTTGTAGGTCACGGCCTTGGCGGAGTGCGCGTCGGGTCGTTTGTCGGCGAAGCGGATCTCGAGGCCCTTGTTGAGGAACGCCATCATCTGGAAGCGCTCGAGCAGGGTCTGGGCGCGGAAGGTGGTGTCCTCGAAGATGGTCGGATCGGGCCAGAACCGCACGGTGGTGCCCGTACGACCCCGCGGCGAGTCCCCGACGACCGAGAGCTTGTCGAGGACCCTCCCGCCGTGCTCGAAGGTCATGCGATGGCGGGCGCCGTCACGGTCGATCTCGACCTCGACCCGCTCCGAGAGGGCGTTGACGACGGAGATCCCCACCCCGTGGAGGCCCCCGGAGACCTTGTAGCCGCCGCCGCCGAACTTGCCGCCGGCATGGAGGACGGTGAGCACGACCTCGGCGGCGCTCTTGCCCTTCATCTTCGGGTCGTTGGTGGAGTCCACGGGGATGCCGCGACCGTCGTCGACCACCTCGCAACCGCCGTCGGCGAGGAGCGTGACGTCGATGCGCGACGCATGGCCGGCCATGGCCTCGTCGACGGAGTTGTCGACGACCTCGTAGACGAGGTGGTGCAGGCCACCGACCCCGGTGGAGCCGATGTACATGCCTGGGCGTTTGCGAACCGCTTCGAGGCCTTCGAGGACGGTGATGTCCTTGGCTCCGTAGGTTTCGGTGGTCTGGGCCACGCGCGACCGATCCTCTTCGTCTGGTAACGGATGCCGGCGACGCGGGTCGGCGGCCGAGAACCGCGGGCCGGTGCACACACCGCCGCCCGAGCGGCTCGGAGGCCGGGTCTGGACCCGTGTCGCGAAGCCTTCAGCCTACCAGCGCGGTGGGACCTTCCCGGGGATCTCCGCCGGGTCTCCGGGGCCCGGAACCGACGACGGATCAGGCCCCCGTCCGGGGCCGGACGCGGACCTCGACCGAGGTCACGGTCACCCCCCCGAGACCGGTTCGCACCCGCTCGAGCAGGGCAGGGCCGAGGAAGCGGATCTCGGTCGACCACGCCGGGTCCTCCACGCCCACCACCAGTACCCCGTCACGCAGCGCCAAGGGTCGGCTGTGGGCGGCCAGACGCTCACCCACGACGCCCGACCAGCCCTCGAAGAGGCGGGTCAGGGCATCGACCGGGGGCCCGCCGAGGCGTCCGACCACCCGGTCGAGGGCGGCGCCCACCGGCGCGGGCTCCTCGTCACGGTCGTCGGGCAGCGGCATCCACGGCACGGCCGGAACTCTACGTTCGGATGCGGGTCACCCACCGGGGCCGATGCGGGTCACCCGCCGGTGGTCAACCGCCCCTCGGCCACCCGCACCACCACGTCGGGACGGGCTCCCGGCGGGAGGCCGGCGGCGCTGCTCAACAGCGTCTGGCCGGGAGGCAGGTGGGCGAGCAGGGCCGAGGACCGGACCGGGTCGAGCTCGGAGAACACGTCGTCGAGCAACAGCACCGGCGGCGAGCCCGTCGCCTCGGTCACCACGTGGTGGGCGGCGAGGCGCAGGGCGAGCGCGAGCGAGCGCTGTTCTCCCTGGGAGGCGTGGGTCCGCGCCGGGAGCCCGGCGATGGTCAGCTCCAGGTCGTCACGGTGGGGACCCACCAGACTCACCCCGCGGCGGAGCTCGTCACG
Coding sequences within it:
- the gyrB gene encoding DNA topoisomerase (ATP-hydrolyzing) subunit B, whose translation is MAQTTETYGAKDITVLEGLEAVRKRPGMYIGSTGVGGLHHLVYEVVDNSVDEAMAGHASRIDVTLLADGGCEVVDDGRGIPVDSTNDPKMKGKSAAEVVLTVLHAGGKFGGGGYKVSGGLHGVGISVVNALSERVEVEIDRDGARHRMTFEHGGRVLDKLSVVGDSPRGRTGTTVRFWPDPTIFEDTTFRAQTLLERFQMMAFLNKGLEIRFADKRPDAHSAKAVTYKYSGGIIDFVSHLNASKEALFKRVGYFEQAESDQEVEIAFQWNTGFNADGLHSFANGIATIEGGMHVEGFRKSLTNVVNKYARAKGLLKEKEENLQGEDIREGLTAIISVRLREPQFEGQTKGKLGNVSMRSLVERATNDRLADWFEENPTEARKVVAKSVNAARARLAARNAREATRRKSALEGAGMPEKLKDCSSRDPAECELFIVEGDSAGGSAVAARDPRTQAILPIRGKILNVERARLDRMLKNNEIQALISAIGAGVGEEFDVTKIRYHKIILMADADVDGSHIRTLLLTFFFRQMRELMEREYVYIAQPPLYSTVVGKEKTYLKDDAAKAAFLAENPNHKKDFQRLKGLGEMDFDELGETTMDASRRTLLKVSVEQAAIADDIFSVLMGDDVESRKHFIQTNAKDVRFLDI
- a CDS encoding sigma-70 family RNA polymerase sigma factor: MSETAARLDPTMTRLVEEQLPLVKHIVFQVSVHFPRHVDREDLARAGALGLVEAARRWDGDRGVPFDRFAARRIKGAILDAVRAADWAPRSVRALARQLGEVEQALVARLGRPPSAAEMATGLGVEPEELARLSDRVYRSVVLALEHPTQTSGEETLTLVDVLTDRDSLSPDEVLEGRELMGYLEDAVRLLPERHRLVIVGYFLEGRTSGDLARFLGVTESRVSQLRSEALEMLKVG
- a CDS encoding DUF721 domain-containing protein; this translates as MPLPDDRDEEPAPVGAALDRVVGRLGGPPVDALTRLFEGWSGVVGERLAAHSRPLALRDGVLVVGVEDPAWSTEIRFLGPALLERVRTGLGGVTVTSVEVRVRPRTGA
- a CDS encoding pilus assembly protein TadG-related protein; its protein translation is MAHNPFPSEPSVEPFRAVDPPPSGPHQRRSAGAPGDAGSAVVVAAAVLAIAAVLAVGVVRVGGVVTDRARAHTAADAAALAGAAEGREAAVEVADANGGALVEFVDVGEEVEVTVRIGDVEAVARARLSW
- a CDS encoding DUF3566 domain-containing protein, producing MSLDPRIDTPPLVGADSSSVDAPDGPPTAQISAPVVGPAPARARPVTPSGPPEPSGSPGFAVPRSEAPKRTPGPGRSRIEARQVQRILTRIDPWSVLKVALFLSLSLWLILVVAGIVLWRVAVATGTIGKFENFVAQLLAEESFVIDGMQILRGSVIAGLVLVVTGALFAVTFSVLFNLISGLTGGIRATVIELETARRARGDR
- the gyrA gene encoding DNA gyrase subunit A — protein: MSDTSPPTDGPGGTDLRGIEPIEIQEEMERSFLDYAMSVIVSRALPDARDGLKPVHRRILWGMDQLRAYPDRPTMKCARVTGEVMGKYHPHGDSAIYDALVRMGQNFSLRHPLIHPKGNFGSLDEPAAAARYTECRLAPIAMDMLAGIDEETVDFVDNYSGEFQEPEVLPARFPNLLVNGSQGIAVGMATNIPPHNLAEVIDAVDHLLTHPEATPDDLMEFVKGPDFPTGALIMGRQGIMDAYRTGRGSIKLRGKAEIEEGARADHIVITELPYQVSPNQFIVKVKELVDNRELDGIAELNDESAKGEMRLVLRLKRDAPALVILNNLYKRTPLQTNFSVNTVALVDGIPRTLNLRDALVAYVDHQKEVIRRRSQYRLDRARDRAHIVEGLIKALDLIDEIIAAIRASEDKAAAREALMAAPFEFSEVQAEHILDMQLSRLTRLGRANLEEELATLLATIAELEAILADEGRLRSVISDELGEIKASYAQPRRSQITYDVGDLDIEDLIDDEDLVVTMSHKGYIKTVAADTFRVQGRGGRGVAGAKLKDEDWVEHIIHTTAHAYLLFFSNRGRVYRLKAHEIPMKERTARGTAVVNLLPLQPGENIQAVIDTRDYETNRFLFFATKKGQVKKTKFTEYDSSLRAGLIAINLREDDELVRVLPTNGGDDIFMVSRSGMTIRFCEDDVRSMGRAAAGVRGMKLRADDEVVSCDVARDDVAILIVTDAGFGKRTQLDKFNVQGRGGQGVRGIKLTARKGFVVAAFMVGIEDEIFVVASGGVVIRMGVRDISSQGRDATGVRVMALDADQTVASVAPVLGVDD